The following proteins are co-located in the Vigna unguiculata cultivar IT97K-499-35 chromosome 9, ASM411807v1, whole genome shotgun sequence genome:
- the LOC114163899 gene encoding glucose-6-phosphate isomerase, cytosolic, with amino-acid sequence MGSSILISDTQPWKDLKAHVEDIKKTHLRDLLTDDKRCQSMLLEFDDILLDYSRQQATPETIQKLLKLAEVASLKDKINRMYSGEHINSTENRSVLHVALRASRDAVIQSDGKNVVPEVWNVLDKIKEFSERVRNGSWVGATGKALKDVVAVGIGGSFLGPLFVHTALQTDPEAIESARGRQLRFLANVDPIDVARNITGLNPETTLVVVVSKTFTTAETMLNARTLREWISSTLGPSAVAKHMVAVSTNLKLVEQFGIDPNNAFAFWDWVGGRYSVCSAVGVLPLSLQYGFSVMEKFLSGASSIDQHFYSQSFESNIPVLLGLLSIWNVSFLGYPARAILPYSQALEKLAPHIQQVSMESNGKGVSIDGVPLPFEAGEIDFGEPGTNGQHSFYQLIHQGRVIPCDFIGVVKSQQPVFLKGEVVSNHDELMSNYFAQPDALAYGKTADQLQKENVSPHLIPHKTFSGNRPSLSLLLPSLNAYNIGQLLAIYEHRIAVEGFIWGINSFDQWGVELGKSLATQVRKQLNASRTKGEPVQGFNFSTTKMLNRYLQASSDIPAVLPTSLPKI; translated from the exons ATGGGATCATCCATTCTCATCTCCGATACTCAGCCATGGAAGGACCTGAAG GCGCATGTTGAGGATATCAAGAAAACGCATCTTCGCGATCTGTTGACCGATGATAAGCGGTGCCAGTCCATGCTCCT CGAGTTCGACGACATTCTGTTGGACTATTCAAGGCAACAAGCCACTCCCGAAACTATCCAAAAACTACTTAAATTGGCGGAG GTTGCATCGCTCAAAGATAAGATTAACCGCATGTACAGCGGGGAACAT ATTAACAGCACGGAAAACAGGTCCGTGCTTCACGTCGCCCTTCGTGCTTCAAGGGATGCTGTTATACAAAGTGATGGGAAAAATGTTGTGCCAGAAGTTTGGAACGTTCTTGACAAGATCAAGGAGTTCTCTGAGCGGGTTCGCAATGGTTCTTGG GTTGGTGCTACAGGAAAGGCTTTGAAGGACGTTGTTGCAGTTGGTATTGGGGGAAGCTTCTTGGGTCCGCTGTTTGTACACACTGCGCTTCAAACAG ACCCTGAAGCTATTGAATCTGCAAGGGGTCGTCAGCTGCGCTT TCTTGCAAATGTTGATCCTATTGACGTTGCTAGAAATATCACAGGATTAAATCCTGAAACAACACTTG TTGTGGTTGTTTCAAAGACTTTTACAACAGCTGAAACCATGCTGAATGCTCGAACTCTTAGAGAATGGATATCATCTACACTTGG GCCCTCTGCTGTTGCAAAGCATATGGTGGCTGTTAGCACAAATCTCAAG CTTGTGGAACAGTTTGGTATTGATCCTAACAATGCTTTTGCGTTTTGGGATTGGGTCGGTGGTCGATACAGTG TTTGCAGTGCTGTTGGAGTTTTGCCATTGTCTCTACAATACGGATTCTCAGTAATGGAGAA GTTCTTAAGTGGGGCTTCAAGCATTGATCAACATTTCTATTCACAGTCCTTTGAAAGCAATATACCT GTGCTTCTGGGCTTGTTGAGCATATGGAATGTTTCATTTCTTGGATATCCTGCCAGA GCCATCTTACCTTATAGTCAAGCTCTGGAGAAGTTGGCCCCCCACATTCAACAG GTTAGCATGGAGAGTAATGGCAAGGGTGTTTCAATTGATGGTGTTCCTCTACCATTTGAGGCTggtgaaattgattttggtgaACCAGGAACTAATGGGCAGCATAGCTTTTATCAGCTGATACATCAG GGGCGTGTAATTCCTTGTGATTTTATTGGAGTTGTGAAAAGTCAGCAACCTGTGTTTCTGAAAG GTGAAGTAGTGAGTAACCATGATGAGCTCATGTCCAACTATTTTGCACAACCTGATGCCCTTGCATATGGAAAG ACAGCAGACCAGCTGCAAAAGGAGAATGTTTCCCCACACCTTATTCCTCACAAG ACATTCAGTGGCAACCGACCTTCTCTCAGCCTACTGCTTCCATCATTGAATGCTTACAATATTGGGCAG TTGTTGGCAATCTATGAACACAGAATTGCTGTAGAGGGTTTCATTTGGGGAATCAATTCTTTTGATCAGTGGGGAGTAGAGCTGGGGAAG TCACTGGCTACTCAAGTCAGAAAGCAACTTAATGCATCTCGAACAAAAGGAGAACCAGTTCAAGGTTTTAATTTCAGTACAACAAAAATGTTGAATAGATATCTTCAG GCAAGTTCAGATATCCCAGCGGTTCTTCCAACTTCTTTACCGAAGATCTAA
- the LOC114162626 gene encoding uncharacterized protein LOC114162626, which translates to MGKKKRQKTKELSVAIAEASSKGGDTEHHHHQQQQEQPEPPRKRGRPRKVVVEETEIEGEKVEPEASAATKKEKEEEQQHGKSQEELTSASATTCTMIVTKEEGVFEGIQLPKGEPSRSRARRKSKPRKST; encoded by the coding sequence ATGGGGAAAAAGAAACGACAAAAAACGAAGGAACTTTCGGTTGCTATAGCCGAGGCTTCATCCAAAGGAGGTGACACggaacatcatcatcatcagcaGCAACAAGAACAACCTGAGCCTCCACGAAAAAGAGGGAGACCTCGTAAGGTTGTTGTTGAGGAAACGGAAATCGAGGGGGAAAAAGTGGAACCAGAAGCTTCTGCAGCAaccaagaaagaaaaagaagaagaacaacaacatGGGAAGTCACAAGAGGAGTTAACATCAGCATCGGCAACAACATGCACGATGATAGTTACAAAGGAAGAGGGTGTGTTTGAAGGGATTCAACTCCCAAAAGGGGAACCCTCGAGAAGCAGAGCCAGACGCAAAAGCAAACCCAGAAAAAGCACTTGA
- the LOC114164318 gene encoding DUF21 domain-containing protein At1g47330, which produces MAAEIACCGTKFSLYVLVIVGLVCFAGLMAGLTLGLMSLGLVDLEVLMKSGRPQDRIHASKIYPVVKNQHLLLCTLLIGNSLAMEALPIFLDSLVHPAAAILISVTLILMFGEILPQAICTRYGLTVGATLAPFVRVLLLVFYPVSYPISKVLDWMLGKGHAALLKRAELKTFVNFHGNEAGKGGDLTHDETTIITGALELTEKTAKDAMTPISKAFSLDLDATLNLETLNSIMTIGHSRVPVYAGEKTNIIGLVLVKNLFMVDSKAAVPLRKMVIRKIPRVSENMPLYDILNEFQKGHSHIAVVYKDLNSKNEAPKKVKDGEQHDLSDNYKNKGENATLDKGSKLESGDTLTTVTKIDGAQQAKKSPPATPAFKKRHRGCSYCILDLDNAPLPVFPPNEVVVGVITMEDVIEELLQEEILDETDEYVNIHNKIKVNMNASKETASAANMLQPSQEVQGHTPTNSISTATSATGSPTTIDLISESESLRNQ; this is translated from the exons atgGCGGCGGAGATAGCGTGCTGCGGAACAAAGTTCTCATTGTACGTGTTGGTGATCGTAGGATTGGTCTGCTTCGCGGGCCTAATGGCTGGTCTTACTCTCGGACTCATGTCCCTCGGACTCGTCGACCTCGAAGTTCTCATGAAATCTGGTCGTCCTCAGGATCGAATTCACGCTT CGAAAATTTATCCAGTGGTTAAGAACCAGCATCTTCTGCTTTGCACGCTTCTAATTGGAAACTCCTTGGCCATGGAG gctcttcctatttttcttgattCGCTGGTGCATCCTGCTGCTGCAATCTTGATTTCGGTCACTCTCATCCTCATGTTTGGAGAG ATATTGCCGCAGGCAATTTGCACAAGATATGGATTGACAGTTGGAGCAACGCTGGCTCCGTTTGTTCGTGttcttcttcttgttttctACCCGGTTTCTTATCCAATCAGTAAG GTTCTTGATTGGATGTTGGGTAAAGGACATGCTGCCCTTTTGAAGAGGGCAGAGCTCAAGACTTTTGTGAACTTTCATGGAAATGAG GCCGGTAAAGGAGGAGATTTAACTCATGACGAAACGACCATCATTACTGGGGCACTTGAGTTGACAGAAAAGACTGCAAAAGATGCCATGACTCCCATATCAAAGGCATTTTCCCTTGATCTGGATGCAACTCTAAATTT GGAGACACTGAATTCGATAATGACAATTGGTCATAGTAGAGTTCCAGTTTATGCAGGAGAGAAAACTAATATTATTGGACTTGTTCTg GTGAAAAATCTCTTTATGGTTGATTCAAAGGCTGCAGTTCCTCTAAGAAAAATGGTCATCAGAAAAATTCCTCG TGTTTCAGAGAACATGCCTCTGTATGATATATTGAACGAATTTCAGAAGGGTCACAGTCATATTGCAGTAGTGTATAAGGATCTAAACAGTAAAAACGAGGCCCCAAAAAAGGTTAAAGATGGGGAACAACATGATCTCAGTGACAACTATAAGAACAAGGGAGAGAATGCAACCTTGGATAAAG GTTCTAAATTGGAGTCAGGTGATACTTTGACTACTGTTACTAAGATTGATGGTGCTCAACAAGCAAAGAAAAGTCCACCAGCAACTCCTGCTTTTAAAAAGCGACATAGAGGGTGTTCATATTGCATCCTGGACCTTGATAATGCGCCCCTGCCAGTATTTCCACCCAATGAAGTGGTTGTTGGTGTTATTACAATGGAGGATGTCATCGAAGAGCTTCTTCAG GAGGAGATATTGGATGAAACTGATGAATATGTCAATATCCATAACAA GATAAAAGTTAACATGAATGCTTCAAAGGAGACGGCTTCTGCTGCAAATATGTTGCAACCTTCTCAAGAGGTTCAAGGACACACACCAACTAATTCAATTTCTACAGCTACTTCTGCAACAGGTTCACCCACCACAATCGATCTAATCTCTGAAAGTGAGTCACTAAGGAATCAATAG